The Streptomyces aurantiacus genome includes a region encoding these proteins:
- the afsQ1 gene encoding two-component system response regulator AfsQ1: protein MPSLLLIEDDDAIRTALELSLTRQGHRVATAATGEDGLKLLREQRPDLIVLDVMLPGIDGFEVCRRIRRTDQLPIILLTARSDDIDVVVGLESGADDYVVKPVQGRVLDARIRAVLRRGEREANDAASFGSLVIDRAAMTVTKNGEDLQLTPTELRLLLELSRRPGQALSRQQLLRLVWEHDYLGDSRLVDACVQRLRAKVEDVPSSPTLIRTVRGVGYRLDSPQ from the coding sequence GTGCCTTCCCTGTTGCTGATCGAGGACGACGACGCCATCCGGACGGCCCTGGAGCTCTCGCTGACGCGCCAGGGACACCGGGTGGCCACCGCTGCCACCGGCGAGGACGGACTGAAGCTGCTGCGCGAGCAACGGCCTGATCTGATCGTGCTCGACGTGATGCTGCCAGGCATCGACGGATTCGAGGTGTGCCGGCGTATTCGGCGGACGGACCAACTGCCCATCATCCTGCTGACCGCGCGCAGTGACGACATCGACGTCGTGGTCGGGCTGGAGTCCGGCGCCGACGACTATGTCGTGAAACCCGTGCAGGGGCGGGTGCTCGACGCCCGGATCCGGGCCGTGCTGCGGCGTGGCGAGCGCGAGGCGAACGACGCGGCGTCGTTCGGCTCGCTGGTCATCGACCGTGCCGCGATGACCGTGACGAAGAACGGCGAGGATCTGCAGCTGACGCCCACCGAGCTGCGGCTGCTGCTGGAGCTGAGCCGCCGGCCGGGGCAGGCGCTGTCCCGCCAGCAGCTGCTGCGTCTGGTGTGGGAGCACGACTACCTCGGTGACTCGCGGCTCGTCGACGCGTGTGTGCAGCGACTGCGCGCGAAGGTGGAGGACGTGCCGTCCTCGCCGACGCTGATCCGCACCGTGCGTGGAGTCGGCTACCGGCTGGACTCGCCTCAGTGA
- a CDS encoding sensor histidine kinase has product MTKPQDKLRGWAAARRTVMAGLRFTSLRLRLVVVFGLVALTAAVSASGIAYWLNREAVLTRTQDAVLGDFQQAMQTRASTLRPHPTQEELQRAAGQMANSSQRFSVLLIAEDENGETVRGNSDLDTFTLEDVPESLQKAVNKEQELSSNNKYAYHLYWQRTVQGDKPYLVGGAKVIGGGPTGYMLKSLEPEAKDLNSLAWSLGIATGLALIGSALLAQAAATTVLKPVHRLGTAARRLGEGKLDTRLRVSGTDELADLARTFNRTAEALEKRVADMSSRDEASRRFVADMSHELRTPLTAITAVTEVLEEELDAETGSVDPMIEPAVRLVVSETRRLNNLVENLMEVTRFDAGTARLVSDTVDIADQITACIDARAWLDAVELDARRGIMAHVDPRRLDVILANLIGNALKHGGSPVRVCVREEGADLVIEVQDHGPGIPEDVLPHVFDRFYKASASRPRSEGSGLGLSIALENAHIHGGEITAANAPKGGAVFTLRLPLDSSEPKDPGADDEDRAGADAGRTEGGV; this is encoded by the coding sequence GTGACAAAACCGCAGGACAAGCTCCGTGGCTGGGCCGCGGCCCGCAGGACGGTCATGGCGGGGCTGCGCTTCACCAGTCTGCGGCTGCGCCTGGTCGTGGTGTTCGGGCTCGTCGCGCTCACCGCCGCGGTGTCGGCGTCCGGCATCGCGTACTGGCTCAACCGCGAGGCCGTCCTCACCCGTACGCAGGACGCGGTGCTCGGTGACTTCCAGCAGGCGATGCAGACCCGCGCCAGCACGCTGCGGCCGCATCCCACGCAGGAGGAACTGCAGCGCGCCGCAGGGCAGATGGCGAACAGCAGCCAGCGCTTCAGTGTCCTGCTGATCGCCGAGGACGAGAACGGCGAGACCGTGCGCGGGAACTCCGACCTGGACACCTTCACGCTGGAGGACGTACCGGAGTCCCTGCAGAAAGCGGTGAACAAGGAGCAGGAGCTCTCCTCGAACAACAAGTACGCGTACCACCTGTACTGGCAGCGGACCGTGCAGGGCGACAAGCCCTATCTGGTGGGCGGCGCGAAGGTGATCGGCGGTGGGCCGACCGGGTACATGCTCAAGTCGCTGGAGCCGGAGGCCAAGGATCTCAACTCGCTCGCCTGGTCGCTGGGGATCGCGACCGGGCTCGCGCTGATCGGCTCGGCGCTGCTGGCGCAGGCCGCGGCGACGACCGTCCTGAAGCCGGTGCACCGGCTGGGCACCGCCGCCCGGCGGCTCGGCGAGGGCAAACTCGACACCCGGCTGCGGGTGTCGGGCACGGACGAACTGGCCGACCTGGCACGGACGTTCAACCGTACGGCGGAGGCACTGGAGAAACGGGTCGCGGACATGAGCTCCCGCGACGAGGCGTCCCGGCGGTTCGTGGCGGACATGTCGCACGAGCTGCGGACCCCGCTGACCGCGATCACCGCCGTGACCGAGGTGCTGGAGGAGGAGCTCGACGCCGAGACCGGCAGCGTCGACCCCATGATCGAGCCCGCGGTGCGGCTCGTCGTCAGCGAGACCCGGCGGCTGAACAACCTGGTGGAGAACCTGATGGAGGTCACCCGCTTCGACGCGGGCACCGCCCGGCTCGTCTCCGACACGGTTGACATCGCCGACCAGATCACCGCGTGCATCGACGCGCGCGCCTGGCTGGACGCGGTGGAGCTGGACGCCCGCCGCGGCATCATGGCGCACGTCGACCCGCGCCGCCTGGACGTCATCCTGGCGAACCTCATCGGCAACGCCCTCAAACACGGCGGTTCCCCGGTGCGCGTGTGCGTACGGGAGGAGGGCGCCGACCTGGTCATCGAGGTCCAGGACCACGGCCCCGGCATCCCGGAGGACGTCCTGCCGCACGTCTTCGACCGCTTCTACAAGGCGAGCGCCTCCCGGCCGCGCTCCGAGGGCAGCGGCCTCGGCCTGTCCATCGCCCTGGAGAACGCCCACATCCACGGTGGTGAGATCACCGCCGCGAACGCGCCGAAGGGCGGCGCCGTCTTCACCCTGCGCCTGCCGCTCGACTCCTCCGAGCCGAAGGACCCGGGGGCGGACGACGAGGACCGGGCCGGCGCCGACGCCGGCCGCACCGAGGGGGGCGTGTGA
- a CDS encoding VanZ family protein, with amino-acid sequence MQRQGSNGGTAVNRVRVTGGLLLVAHLALVAWFTLRPLDVPWVSAANLRPFASIRADLTLGPEAAARAIGKGLLLLAPLGVLLPMAGGRLAVSPLLSLLRTVAAGALLSMAIELLQTGVPGQVVDVDSLLLNTVGVALAHLAVVPAARAVLRRRAATRNRAAALRLRAAAEEAAQGLTPTIPRVGIAP; translated from the coding sequence GTGCAGCGTCAAGGCTCGAACGGCGGCACCGCCGTGAACCGCGTCCGTGTGACGGGAGGTCTCCTCCTCGTCGCACACCTCGCGCTTGTTGCCTGGTTCACGCTGCGGCCCCTGGACGTGCCCTGGGTGAGCGCGGCGAACCTGCGTCCTTTCGCCAGCATCAGGGCCGATCTGACGCTGGGCCCCGAGGCGGCGGCCCGCGCCATCGGCAAGGGCCTGCTGCTGCTCGCCCCGCTCGGGGTGCTGCTGCCCATGGCGGGCGGCAGACTCGCCGTCTCCCCGCTGCTGTCCCTGCTGCGCACGGTCGCCGCCGGAGCGCTGCTGTCGATGGCCATCGAGCTCCTGCAGACCGGGGTGCCGGGCCAGGTCGTGGACGTCGACTCACTGCTGCTGAACACCGTGGGTGTGGCGCTGGCCCACCTCGCCGTGGTGCCCGCCGCCCGGGCCGTGCTGCGCCGCCGGGCCGCGACGCGCAACCGGGCCGCCGCACTGCGCCTGAGGGCAGCGGCGGAGGAGGCGGCTCAGGGTCTGACCCCGACGATTCCCAGGGTCGGTATCGCACCGTAG
- a CDS encoding PspC domain-containing protein: MNRLARPTDGRMIGGVCAALARRFGTSATTMRVVFLVSCLLPGPQFLLYIALWLLFPSEGKAARPAW; this comes from the coding sequence ATGAACCGCCTTGCCCGCCCCACCGACGGCCGCATGATCGGCGGAGTGTGCGCCGCGCTGGCTCGGCGCTTCGGCACCTCCGCGACCACGATGCGGGTCGTCTTCCTGGTGTCCTGCCTGCTGCCGGGCCCGCAGTTCCTGCTCTACATAGCGCTGTGGCTCCTCTTCCCCTCCGAGGGCAAGGCGGCCCGTCCGGCCTGGTGA
- a CDS encoding ATP-binding protein has protein sequence MKQSAAKTLGVAALGAAFAAAGAGAANAAPAVPDAVPALGTVTSALPVDGVTKTLPGAGESLAQGQNALGSGVAAAQPAVANLLAEGPAAPVAGLLGGLPIQGLPTHGLPVNGIPLG, from the coding sequence ATGAAGCAGTCTGCTGCCAAGACCCTCGGTGTCGCCGCTCTCGGTGCCGCCTTCGCCGCCGCCGGCGCCGGCGCCGCCAACGCGGCCCCGGCGGTCCCGGACGCCGTCCCGGCGCTCGGCACCGTCACCAGCGCGCTGCCGGTGGACGGGGTCACCAAGACCCTGCCCGGCGCGGGCGAGTCGCTCGCCCAGGGGCAGAACGCGCTCGGCAGTGGCGTCGCCGCCGCCCAGCCGGCCGTCGCGAACCTCCTCGCCGAGGGTCCCGCCGCGCCGGTCGCCGGTCTGCTCGGCGGTCTGCCGATCCAGGGTCTGCCCACGCACGGTCTGCCGGTGAACGGTATTCCGCTGGGCTGA
- a CDS encoding adenosine deaminase, with protein MTSQTKNTPSSEQIRRAPKVLLHDHLDGGLRPGTIVDLAHAVGYSGLPETDPDKLGIWFREAADSGSLERYLETFAHTCAVMQTREALVRVAAECAEDLAEDGVVYAEVRYAPEQHLEAGLTLEEVVEAVNEGFREGERRARENGHRIRVGALLTAMRHAARALEIAELANRYRGPGSRSGVVGFDIAGAEAGFPPTRHLDAFEYLKRENNHFTIHAGEAFGLPSIWQALQWCGADRLGHGVRIIDDIQVREDGSVELGRLASYVRDKRIPLELCPSSNLQTGAADSYAEHPIGLLRRLHFRATVNTDNRLMSGTSMSREFEHLVDAFGYSLDDMQWFTVNAMKSAFIPFDERLAMISDVIKPGYAELKSEWLFQQTVSTSGSVSEEG; from the coding sequence ATGACGAGCCAGACCAAGAACACCCCGAGCTCGGAGCAGATCCGCCGGGCGCCGAAGGTCCTGCTGCACGATCACCTCGACGGCGGCCTGCGCCCCGGGACGATCGTCGACCTCGCCCATGCCGTGGGCTACTCCGGCCTTCCGGAGACCGATCCCGACAAGCTCGGCATCTGGTTCCGCGAGGCCGCCGACTCCGGTTCCCTGGAGCGGTACTTGGAGACCTTCGCGCACACCTGCGCCGTCATGCAGACCCGTGAGGCACTGGTCCGCGTCGCCGCCGAGTGCGCCGAGGACCTCGCCGAGGACGGCGTCGTCTACGCCGAGGTGCGGTACGCGCCCGAGCAGCACCTCGAAGCCGGGCTGACCCTCGAAGAGGTCGTCGAGGCCGTCAACGAGGGCTTCCGGGAGGGCGAGCGGCGGGCCCGCGAGAACGGGCACCGGATCCGTGTCGGCGCCCTCCTGACGGCCATGCGGCACGCGGCCCGCGCCCTGGAGATCGCCGAACTCGCCAACCGCTACCGCGGCCCCGGCTCCCGTAGTGGAGTCGTCGGCTTCGACATCGCGGGCGCCGAGGCGGGCTTCCCGCCCACCCGTCACCTGGACGCCTTCGAGTATCTGAAGCGGGAGAACAACCACTTCACGATCCACGCGGGCGAGGCCTTCGGGCTCCCGTCCATCTGGCAGGCCCTCCAGTGGTGCGGTGCCGACCGGCTGGGCCACGGCGTGCGCATCATCGACGACATCCAGGTCCGCGAGGACGGCTCGGTGGAACTGGGCCGTCTCGCTTCGTACGTGCGCGACAAGCGGATTCCCCTGGAGCTGTGCCCCAGTTCCAACCTCCAGACGGGCGCCGCCGACTCGTACGCCGAGCACCCCATCGGGCTGCTGCGACGGCTGCACTTCCGGGCCACCGTGAACACCGACAACCGCCTGATGTCCGGCACCAGCATGAGCCGGGAATTCGAGCACCTTGTCGACGCTTTCGGCTATTCGCTCGACGACATGCAGTGGTTCACAGTCAATGCGATGAAATCAGCATTCATTCCTTTCGATGAACGACTGGCCATGATCAGTGACGTGATCAAGCCCGGTTATGCCGAGCTGAAGTCCGAATGGCTGTTCCAGCAGACCGTCTCCACCAGCGGTTCTGTGAGTGAAGAGGGCTGA
- a CDS encoding alpha/beta hydrolase — protein sequence MAQQATPVRAARLGRALGTEPTAVSGVVLLLPGGEETSARRPSPMLAAASVRALGRRLSRVGRDEGLVVHVVHYRFRGWNGTEAHLARDATWAADEVVRRYGDVPVCLAGVGMGGRAAVHAGGHTAVNSVLALAPWLPEEDVAAPPEPVKQLAGRRVLIVHGTNDARTDPELSFRLAARAKKANRDICRFEVHSDGHALHAFRDEVHALAEDFVMGTLFGRAFARPVEDALAAPPPLGLRMPLASGFGRSLRR from the coding sequence ATGGCACAGCAAGCGACGCCGGTTCGCGCGGCACGGCTGGGGCGGGCACTCGGGACGGAGCCGACGGCGGTGAGCGGCGTGGTGCTGCTGCTGCCGGGCGGCGAGGAGACCTCGGCCCGCAGGCCCTCACCGATGCTGGCGGCCGCGTCCGTACGGGCGTTGGGGCGCCGGCTCAGCCGCGTGGGACGGGACGAGGGGCTGGTGGTGCACGTGGTGCACTACCGGTTTCGGGGCTGGAACGGTACGGAGGCCCATCTGGCGCGGGACGCCACGTGGGCCGCGGACGAGGTCGTGCGGCGGTACGGGGATGTGCCCGTGTGTCTCGCCGGGGTGGGCATGGGCGGGCGGGCCGCCGTGCACGCGGGAGGCCACACCGCCGTCAACTCGGTGCTGGCGCTGGCCCCTTGGCTGCCCGAGGAGGACGTGGCGGCGCCTCCCGAACCGGTGAAGCAGCTGGCGGGGCGGCGGGTGCTGATCGTGCACGGCACCAATGACGCGCGGACCGATCCCGAGTTGTCGTTCCGGCTCGCCGCCCGGGCGAAGAAGGCGAACCGGGACATCTGCCGGTTCGAGGTGCACTCGGACGGGCACGCGCTGCACGCGTTCCGGGACGAGGTGCACGCGCTCGCGGAGGACTTCGTGATGGGGACGCTGTTCGGGCGGGCCTTCGCCCGGCCCGTCGAGGACGCGCTCGCGGCTCCGCCGCCGCTGGGGTTGCGGATGCCGCTCGCCTCCGGCTTCGGGCGGTCCCTTCGCCGCTGA